The Ensifer adhaerens genome contains a region encoding:
- a CDS encoding RNA polymerase sigma factor produces MRPAAETKDFRRDLVSLLPKLRRFAMTLTRNANDADDLVQEACERAITRSHLWNGEGRLESWVYAMTRNLWVDEIRKRKVRTGSGTVDALGHDELSIEPSAEKAVYANQLQKMILSMPEGLASVFLLVNVEGHSYRETADILGIPIGTVMSRLSTARLRLAAMISENTERRA; encoded by the coding sequence ATGCGTCCAGCGGCAGAAACGAAGGACTTCAGACGCGACTTGGTCAGCCTGCTGCCCAAATTGCGCCGTTTCGCGATGACGCTGACGCGTAATGCCAATGACGCCGACGACCTCGTCCAGGAAGCCTGCGAGCGCGCGATCACCCGCAGCCACCTCTGGAACGGAGAGGGCCGGCTGGAAAGCTGGGTCTACGCGATGACGCGCAATCTCTGGGTCGACGAAATCCGCAAGCGCAAGGTTCGCACCGGCAGCGGCACCGTCGATGCGCTCGGACATGACGAACTCAGCATCGAGCCGTCGGCCGAAAAAGCCGTCTACGCCAATCAGTTGCAGAAGATGATCCTGTCGATGCCCGAGGGACTGGCGAGCGTGTTCCTGCTGGTTAATGTCGAAGGCCACAGCTATCGCGAGACCGCCGATATCCTGGGCATTCCGATCGGCACAGTCATGAGCAGACTGTCGACCGCGCGCCTCAGGCTCGCGGCGATGATCTCAGAGAATACCGAAAGGAGGGCCTGA
- a CDS encoding anti-sigma factor family protein, with amino-acid sequence MQQTRGQALEVRLSAYIDGEIGEAERTELDAILARDEDAKALFERLKAGSSFGDTAFEDFLHDPVPLALVRQIKQGPGVNPKTERIAATTTTVRHARVWPRMLAASVALLLLGGGAGFIVGTANTGSEPTKLAAARGWLDDIADYHRIYSRQKEHLVEVPATEGPKIETWLAASVGVPFKVPQLSGKGLTFEGARLLVANGKPVAQLVYRSTEGEIFAICFLKNTTGPQAEQFDESIRDDLGMVSWQRGGASFVLVGPSSHVGMQDIAEAVAATI; translated from the coding sequence TTGCAACAGACAAGGGGTCAAGCGCTCGAAGTGCGCCTTTCTGCCTATATCGACGGCGAGATCGGCGAAGCTGAACGAACCGAACTCGACGCGATTCTCGCCCGCGACGAGGACGCCAAGGCGTTGTTCGAGAGGCTGAAGGCCGGCAGCAGCTTCGGCGATACCGCCTTCGAGGATTTCCTGCACGATCCCGTGCCGCTCGCTCTTGTCCGGCAAATCAAGCAGGGTCCAGGGGTCAATCCGAAGACCGAGCGGATTGCGGCAACGACGACCACTGTCCGGCACGCGCGGGTCTGGCCGCGCATGCTTGCCGCATCGGTGGCCCTGCTGCTGCTCGGCGGCGGCGCCGGCTTCATCGTCGGGACGGCGAACACCGGGAGCGAGCCGACCAAGCTCGCCGCGGCGCGTGGCTGGCTCGACGACATCGCCGACTATCACCGCATCTATTCGCGGCAGAAGGAGCATCTGGTCGAGGTCCCGGCGACAGAGGGACCGAAGATCGAGACCTGGCTTGCCGCAAGCGTCGGCGTTCCCTTCAAGGTCCCGCAGCTTTCCGGCAAGGGCCTGACCTTCGAGGGCGCCCGGCTGCTCGTCGCCAACGGCAAGCCCGTGGCGCAGCTCGTCTACCGAAGCACCGAAGGCGAAATCTTCGCGATCTGTTTCCTCAAGAACACCACCGGCCCGCAGGCGGAGCAGTTCGACGAGAGCATCCGCGACGATCTCGGCATGGTCTCCTGGCAGCGAGGCGGCGCCTCGTTCGTGCTCGTCGGCCCGTCTTCCCATGTCGGCATGCAGGACATCGCCGAAGCCGTCGCCGCGACGATCTGA
- a CDS encoding DUF3313 domain-containing protein, with the protein MNAQHRNGMSIVRFVGRHCGGRRIRGGAAVIRTAALVPLFAGLAACQSAQVMETGSLSSYKDFVASDGMVTKTKYRVDSAATKNVKTVHVIPTTFAATADLDKLGDPQKKLVATAIDRSLCEALSEQFDVVPISKPADMAVRSVISKVKSTNAVVAGVSTVTSAVAPIPVPRIPIGLGSLAVEAEAFDPMGKQIAGLAWARGANILTNGSRASTAADAFELAGDFSSDFSALLEKSGDPMKSDFELPSMKSVKNSVAYAVTGKPTDPDCAVFGKGSGLGGIAGGALGLPPEWSEKKNEAKSIADGTTGSGPSAGGAKGNAAKASEPKKNGPAASGSKKT; encoded by the coding sequence ATGAACGCACAGCATCGCAATGGCATGAGTATTGTCAGGTTTGTCGGGAGACATTGTGGCGGACGCCGCATTCGGGGAGGTGCGGCCGTCATTCGCACGGCAGCGCTGGTGCCTTTGTTTGCGGGGCTCGCCGCCTGCCAGAGCGCCCAGGTCATGGAAACGGGGTCTCTATCGTCCTACAAGGATTTCGTTGCCAGCGACGGGATGGTGACCAAGACGAAGTACCGGGTGGATTCTGCTGCCACCAAGAACGTCAAGACGGTGCATGTGATCCCGACGACCTTTGCCGCCACCGCGGATCTCGACAAGCTCGGGGATCCGCAAAAGAAGCTGGTGGCCACGGCGATCGACCGGTCGCTCTGCGAAGCCCTGAGCGAGCAATTCGACGTCGTGCCGATCTCCAAGCCCGCCGACATGGCGGTGCGCTCCGTGATCAGCAAGGTCAAATCGACCAATGCAGTCGTCGCCGGCGTGTCGACCGTCACCTCGGCCGTCGCTCCGATCCCGGTTCCGCGCATTCCCATCGGCCTTGGAAGTCTCGCGGTCGAGGCGGAGGCATTCGACCCAATGGGCAAGCAGATCGCCGGGCTGGCATGGGCGCGTGGCGCCAACATCCTCACCAACGGGTCCCGCGCCTCGACGGCCGCCGACGCCTTCGAGCTTGCAGGCGACTTCTCAAGCGACTTCAGTGCGCTGCTCGAAAAATCGGGTGACCCGATGAAGTCCGATTTTGAGCTGCCGTCGATGAAGAGCGTCAAGAACAGCGTTGCCTATGCCGTCACCGGCAAACCCACCGATCCGGATTGCGCCGTGTTCGGCAAGGGATCCGGTCTCGGCGGCATCGCCGGCGGCGCGCTCGGCCTGCCGCCGGAATGGTCGGAGAAGAAGAACGAGGCAAAGTCGATTGCTGACGGCACGACGGGAAGCGGTCCCTCAGCAGGCGGGGCGAAGGGAAATGCAGCCAAGGCAAGCGAGCCCAAAAAGAACGGGCCGGCGGCAAGCGGGTCGAAGAAAACCTAG
- a CDS encoding tetratricopeptide repeat protein → MNHKNLVFALFAAGATSFMAHAVMAAGEDTSEPPKKTKTTSECTDGKVWDAKKKACVDAKKSDLGDDILFQAARELAYAGQYENSIRVLGAVKDQQSARVLNYLGYANRKAGRMELGMQYYKRALQADENYILARSYMGQALIEQGRVEEARVQLVEIRDRGGENTWAYRALLQSLGGVRQY, encoded by the coding sequence ATGAACCACAAGAACCTCGTTTTCGCCCTGTTTGCCGCCGGGGCAACCAGCTTCATGGCGCATGCGGTGATGGCCGCCGGCGAGGATACGAGCGAACCGCCGAAGAAAACCAAGACGACCAGCGAATGCACCGACGGCAAGGTGTGGGACGCCAAGAAAAAGGCCTGCGTTGACGCCAAGAAGAGCGACCTTGGCGACGATATCCTGTTCCAGGCTGCCCGCGAACTCGCCTATGCCGGCCAGTATGAAAATTCGATCAGGGTGCTCGGCGCCGTCAAGGACCAGCAGAGCGCCCGGGTGCTCAACTACCTCGGCTATGCCAACCGCAAGGCCGGGCGCATGGAACTCGGCATGCAGTACTACAAACGCGCGCTCCAGGCTGACGAGAACTACATCCTCGCCCGCTCCTACATGGGCCAGGCGCTGATCGAACAGGGCCGCGTCGAGGAAGCGCGTGTGCAACTCGTCGAGATCCGCGACCGCGGCGGCGAAAACACCTGGGCTTACCGCGCCCTGCTGCAGTCGCTCGGCGGCGTCCGCCAGTACTGA